The following are from one region of the Fusarium keratoplasticum isolate Fu6.1 chromosome 4, whole genome shotgun sequence genome:
- a CDS encoding Fungal-trans domain-containing protein translates to MYSGSKYVGSAAGSTFARIFFKQLNLVPSWATGQQGGSLDMCLSERSAALPPQPVARSLLAIYIARVHIWWPFLQLPYLRRVFQRIYQEPRQCADHEKFIVFVVLALGSCQVTLKDKHSPATLDLNDSTSYFQTALRFFNNFHDHPRDLFGIQAVLLLAVWMLDSSCSSHNNDLWQLSRYIMSCAIEAGLHRHNTDWGFTAEELEVRNRTWWCAYNLERQVATITGRVLSIRDHAIHALLPTASSFDSLNTLESSAAPIFHKHNVQPLRHMIALRRIGGRILESIYIARGPDGTAMDTTFQQICATSDQIRRDLEKWEQQLEVMTLKPSREYSEMKIEYCLLQLLLHRPSPTFMVPSRQMASYCSRAASTAIHHWSKIDVEDGISAVCRCFRQLHDILLVGLAALYCDWQSMALPQTRTEDAQRGYRHMGDTSACLDLIERGISYMKGPHRTRYRDLFQAVRNKVYSRTSVTETSPMESIHVDPTVPPEPYATSEGLTFDVNDEMVYSMGDGVEAYMNQVNEFLDGGGFDVDEALNAWYEALMEEMQSN, encoded by the exons ATGTACTCTGGAAGCAAATATG TGGGGAGCGCTGCCGGATCAACATTCGCAAGGATATTCTTCAAACAACTCAATCTGGTTCCTTCATGGGCTACCGGCCAACAAGGGGGAAGCCTAGACATGTGTCTGTCAGAGAGGTCCGCTGCTCTTCCACCCCAACCAGTTGCTCGATCTCTACTTGCTATCTACATCGCTCGTGTCCACATTTGGTGGCCATTCCTTCAACTACCCTACTTAAGGAGAGTCTTTCAACGCATATATCAAGAGCCAAGGCAATGCGCCGACCACGAGAagttcatcgtcttcgtTGTGCTTGCGCTGGGAAGCTGCCAGGTCACCCTGAAAGACAAGCATTCTCCCGCCACATTAGATCTCAACGATTCTACTTCCTATTTTCAAACAGCTCTACGATTCTTCAACAATTTCCATGATCACCCTCGAGACCTGTTTGGCATACAGGCAGTCTTGTTACTGGCTGTGTGGATGCTTGACTCGTCTTgcagcagccacaacaaTGATCTGTGGCAACTCAGCAGGTATATCATGTCTTGTGCCATTGAAGCTGGACTGCATAGACACAATACCGACTGGGGATTTACAGCTGAAGAGCTGGAAGTGAGGAACCGGACTTGGTGGTGTGCTTACAATCTTGAGCG ACAAGTTGCTACAATCACAGGTCGCGTGCTGTCCATACGCGATCATGCCATACACGCTTTGTTACCCACAGCTTCAAGTTTCGACAGTCTGAATACACTCGAGAGTTCGGCAGCACCCATCTTCCACAAACACAATGTTCAGCCCTTGCGCCACATGATAGCCCTTCGTCGTATCGGTGGTCGTATTCTGGAGTCCATATACATCGCCAGGGGACCAGATGGCACAGCCATGGACACTACGTTTCAGCAGATCTGCGCAACATCCGATCAAATCCGTCGAGATCTTGAGAAGTGGGAGCAGCAACTGGAAGTCATGACACTGAAACCTTCTCGCGAGTACTCTGAGATGAAGATTGAATACTGTCTCTTGCAACTTCTGTTGCATCGACCGTCGCCGACTTTCATGGTACCTTCTCGCCAGATGGCGTCGTACTGTTCTAGAGCGGCATCGACTGCAATTCACCACTGGTCAAAGATTGATGTAGAGGATGGCATCTCAGCAGTATGTCGTTGTTTTAGACAACTTCATGATATCCTTTTAGTCGGCTTGGCTGCTCTATACTGCGACTG GCAGAGCATGGCTCTCCCACAAACGAGGACAGAGGATGCGCAAAGAGGATATCGCCATATGGGCGACACTAGTGCCTGCCTTGATCTCATTGAACGGGGGATATCTTACATGAAAGGACCTCATCGTACACGATACCGAGATCTCTTCCAAGCTGTGAGGAACAAAGTCTATTCAAGGACCTCAGTCACCGAGACCTCGCCAATGGAGTCCATCCATGTCGACCCGACTGTACCTCCAGAGCCGTACGCTACATCAGAAGGCCTTACCTTTGATGTCAATGATGAAATGGTGTACTCCATGGGAGATGGCGTGGAAGCCTATATGAATCAAGTGAACGAGTTCTTGGATGGTGGGGGCTTCGATGTGGATGAGGCTCTCAATGCCTGGTATGAAGCTCTTATGGAAGAAATGCAGAGCAACTAA